The following proteins are co-located in the Leptospira weilii genome:
- a CDS encoding ABC transporter permease subunit, whose translation MKKYFLKRFLLIIPTLLGMTFIVFLISHFAPGGPLETEIAKIRGYANSQGGNAKTISEEEIDIIKKRLHLDKPVGIAYLYWLKEILVFNLGESRLHTRQVSDLILEKLPVSLTFGLSGFLFSYLICIPLGISKALRNGERFDIASSGIILITYSIPVFALSVLLLYTFASGELLSILPLGHEVSDDYESFSPWEKIVDRIEHMFLPVICYVSGSFAVLTLLMKNSLLDQVSKEYVRTALSKGFSFKEAIFKHAFRNSLIPIATGFGSNLSLIFAGSLVIELVFNIDGMGLLSFQAVTERDTDLMMGLLLVQSLLSLTGNILSDFCYVLIDPRIQFE comes from the coding sequence ATGAAAAAATATTTCCTAAAACGATTTCTTCTGATCATTCCCACATTATTAGGAATGACATTCATCGTTTTTTTGATTTCTCATTTTGCCCCGGGTGGTCCTCTTGAAACCGAAATCGCAAAAATTCGAGGTTATGCAAATTCTCAGGGCGGAAATGCGAAAACGATTTCGGAAGAAGAAATCGATATCATCAAAAAAAGATTACACTTAGACAAGCCCGTAGGAATCGCGTATCTTTATTGGCTTAAAGAAATTCTCGTCTTCAATTTGGGAGAATCCAGGCTCCACACGCGACAAGTATCGGATTTGATCTTGGAAAAACTTCCAGTATCATTGACCTTCGGTCTCTCCGGGTTTTTATTTTCTTATCTCATATGCATTCCGCTCGGAATTTCAAAAGCGCTTCGAAACGGAGAACGTTTCGACATCGCATCCAGCGGAATTATCCTGATCACATATTCCATTCCCGTATTCGCACTTTCAGTTTTACTTCTTTATACCTTCGCTTCGGGAGAATTGTTATCGATCCTTCCTTTAGGCCACGAAGTTTCGGACGATTACGAATCTTTTTCCCCTTGGGAAAAAATCGTGGATCGAATCGAACACATGTTCCTTCCGGTAATCTGTTACGTTTCCGGCTCGTTCGCTGTTCTTACGTTGCTTATGAAGAATTCTCTTTTGGACCAGGTTTCAAAAGAATATGTTCGCACCGCACTTTCCAAAGGTTTTAGTTTTAAAGAAGCGATTTTTAAACATGCCTTTCGAAATTCTTTGATTCCGATCGCAACCGGATTTGGAAGTAATCTCAGTCTTATCTTCGCGGGATCTTTGGTGATCGAACTCGTATTCAACATAGACGGAATGGGACTTTTGAGTTTTCAAGCAGTTACAGAGAGAGATACGGACTTGATGATGGGACTTCTATTAGTGCAAAGTCTTCTTTCGTTAACCGGAAACATTCTATCAGATTTCTGTTACGTATTGATCGATCCGAGGATTCAATTCGAATGA
- a CDS encoding ABC transporter permease, which translates to MILSPVLKKRFRKFKENKRAWYALNILVISYAISLIAPLIATNQPLIVNYRDKWYFPIFFFYPESTFGSENLTPPNYKKLSRREDFVSGSNWILFAPIPYGYNEDNLESLEEGETPPSSPNRKHWLGTDDRGRDVFTRVFYAYRNALSFGLILVFLELIMGTLIGGIQGYFGGKTDILMQRIIEIFSAIPFLYLILIAGAFFGRGFVVLLVTYGALSWIGISYYMRGEFYKLKQLTYVDSAKALGVSSFRIMLRHILPNAITPLITFLPFTLVASISILSALDFLGYGIPAPNPSWGEMIGQGRERLSAWWLITFPSTALFLTILFTSFVGEGLRDSFDSREKAVYE; encoded by the coding sequence ATGATCTTAAGTCCGGTTCTTAAAAAAAGATTCCGAAAATTCAAAGAAAACAAAAGGGCGTGGTATGCGCTTAACATATTAGTGATTTCTTATGCAATCTCCCTGATTGCTCCGCTTATCGCCACCAATCAACCTTTAATCGTAAACTACCGAGACAAATGGTATTTTCCTATTTTTTTCTTTTATCCGGAATCCACGTTCGGAAGTGAAAATCTAACTCCTCCGAACTACAAAAAACTTTCCCGAAGAGAAGATTTTGTATCAGGTTCCAATTGGATCCTTTTCGCTCCGATTCCTTACGGATACAACGAAGACAATCTTGAAAGTTTGGAAGAAGGTGAAACTCCGCCTTCTTCGCCGAATCGAAAACATTGGCTCGGAACGGACGACCGAGGCAGAGACGTTTTTACAAGAGTTTTTTACGCTTATAGAAACGCTCTGAGCTTCGGCCTTATATTAGTTTTTCTTGAACTAATAATGGGAACTTTAATCGGGGGAATACAGGGTTATTTCGGAGGAAAAACGGATATTTTGATGCAGAGAATCATAGAAATTTTTTCCGCGATTCCTTTTTTGTATTTAATACTGATTGCCGGAGCGTTTTTCGGCAGAGGGTTTGTGGTTCTTTTGGTTACGTACGGCGCATTGAGCTGGATCGGAATTTCGTATTATATGCGCGGAGAATTCTACAAACTCAAACAATTGACTTATGTCGATTCCGCAAAAGCTTTAGGGGTCAGTTCGTTTCGAATCATGCTTCGACATATTCTCCCCAATGCGATCACTCCTTTAATAACTTTTTTACCGTTCACATTGGTCGCGTCAATTTCCATCTTAAGCGCGTTAGACTTCCTTGGTTACGGAATTCCCGCACCGAATCCTTCCTGGGGAGAGATGATCGGACAGGGAAGAGAACGGCTTAGCGCTTGGTGGCTGATCACATTCCCTTCTACGGCGCTTTTTTTAACGATTCTATTCACCTCGTTCGTCGGAGAGGGTTTACGGGATTCTTTTGATTCCAGAGAAAAAGCGGTATACGAATGA
- a CDS encoding ABC transporter ATP-binding protein: MTTLPLLQIKNFSLDLLSENRWLPVLQDLNFEVRQGEILSLVGESGCGKSLTSLALTRLIPSNISKVKSGEILYQGKDLLKLSSEEMRKIRGKEISYVFQEPFAALNPLLKIQDQMIEAYLMHISPNRKEALEKAEFLLSSVGITDIKQRLYSYPNQMSGGILQRISIAMALMCNPNLLIADEPTSAIDVTIQAQLVELLLNLQKQNEMSILFISHDFGLVGTIANRIAVMYAGKIAEIGDADSVIDSPKHPYTEDLLRSIPSLAKSVEDLQPIQGIVPSPDQYPIGCHYSTRCQAVMSLCKESKPKLFSIHSNGEPHLSACFLAKNRE; the protein is encoded by the coding sequence ATGACCACTCTTCCCCTACTTCAAATTAAGAATTTTTCACTCGACCTTCTTTCGGAAAACCGATGGCTTCCCGTTCTTCAAGATCTGAATTTTGAGGTAAGACAGGGGGAAATTTTATCTCTTGTAGGAGAATCCGGTTGTGGTAAATCGCTCACTTCTCTTGCGCTAACAAGATTAATTCCCTCTAATATTTCAAAAGTGAAATCCGGGGAAATTCTATATCAAGGAAAGGATCTTCTAAAACTTTCTTCGGAGGAAATGAGAAAGATTCGCGGGAAGGAAATTTCATATGTCTTTCAAGAACCTTTTGCCGCTTTAAATCCTTTGTTAAAAATTCAAGATCAAATGATCGAAGCATATTTAATGCACATTTCTCCGAATCGAAAAGAAGCTTTAGAAAAAGCGGAGTTTCTGCTTTCTTCGGTGGGAATTACTGATATTAAACAAAGATTATATTCCTATCCGAATCAGATGAGCGGAGGAATCTTACAAAGAATCAGCATCGCAATGGCCCTTATGTGCAACCCGAACCTACTCATCGCGGACGAACCCACAAGCGCAATCGACGTAACTATTCAGGCGCAGTTAGTCGAACTTCTTTTGAATCTCCAAAAACAAAACGAAATGTCCATCTTATTCATTTCGCACGACTTCGGACTCGTAGGAACAATCGCAAATAGAATCGCGGTCATGTACGCGGGAAAAATCGCCGAAATCGGAGACGCAGATTCCGTAATCGATTCGCCAAAACATCCTTATACGGAAGATCTACTTCGATCGATTCCGTCTCTCGCAAAGTCCGTCGAAGATTTGCAACCTATTCAAGGAATCGTTCCTTCTCCAGATCAGTATCCCATCGGATGTCATTATTCCACTCGTTGCCAGGCGGTAATGAGCTTATGCAAAGAAAGTAAACCGAAATTGTTTTCTATACATTCTAACGGAGAACCGCATCTCTCAGCTTGTTTCTTGGCAAAAAATCGGGAATAA
- a CDS encoding ABC transporter ATP-binding protein: protein MIRIQDLTISYYTKSEFGFRKNRIVAVDGINLEIGNNEILGLVGESGCGKSTLGKGLIKLLKPESGSIYFENQEITSLSSSEFFPFRKNLQIIFQDPYSSLNPRMTISEILMEGLEIHEKSSREESELKIRGILERVNLSSDILSRFPHEFSGGQRQRIAIARVLVLRPKFVICDESVSALDVSTGTQVLKLLVELKNEFGLSYLFISHDLGVVKSISDRIAVMYLGKIVELGKTKDIISSPAHPYTKALFQSTFDVYDRKKIRLPLKGEIPSIVHKPTGCHFHTRCPIVQDICKSQTPTWKEIGTDQKALCHFPLDRRK, encoded by the coding sequence ATGATTCGCATTCAAGATCTTACAATCAGTTATTATACGAAATCAGAATTCGGTTTTAGAAAGAATCGAATCGTCGCAGTGGACGGAATCAATCTTGAAATCGGAAATAATGAAATTTTAGGATTAGTAGGGGAGTCCGGCTGCGGTAAATCCACGTTAGGAAAAGGTCTCATAAAACTACTAAAGCCCGAATCTGGATCGATTTACTTTGAAAATCAGGAAATCACCTCTCTTTCTTCCTCCGAATTTTTTCCTTTTAGAAAAAATTTACAGATCATATTTCAAGATCCGTATTCTTCCCTGAACCCACGAATGACAATTTCGGAAATTCTAATGGAAGGTTTGGAAATTCATGAAAAATCATCCCGAGAAGAATCCGAATTAAAAATCAGAGGAATTTTGGAAAGAGTAAACTTATCTTCCGATATTCTTTCCAGATTCCCTCACGAATTTTCCGGAGGACAAAGGCAAAGAATCGCGATTGCGCGAGTATTAGTTTTAAGACCTAAATTTGTCATCTGTGACGAATCCGTTTCCGCTCTTGACGTTTCTACGGGTACTCAAGTTTTAAAACTTTTAGTCGAATTAAAAAACGAATTCGGTCTTTCATATTTATTTATCTCTCACGACCTCGGCGTGGTAAAATCAATCTCGGACAGGATTGCGGTCATGTATCTGGGTAAAATCGTCGAACTCGGTAAAACGAAAGACATTATCTCATCTCCCGCACATCCTTATACAAAGGCTCTTTTTCAATCCACCTTTGACGTTTACGATAGAAAAAAAATTCGACTTCCCCTCAAAGGAGAAATTCCGAGTATCGTACACAAGCCTACCGGTTGTCACTTTCATACTCGATGCCCGATTGTTCAGGACATTTGTAAATCGCAAACTCCCACTTGGAAAGAGATCGGAACCGATCAAAAGGCGCTCTGTCACTTTCCACTGGATCGAAGAAAATGA